The genomic window ATGCCTATAATTACGAGGTTAGCGGtcaactcatatttttttgttttttttttaattcttatcatttaatattgagttgttctataattgagtttcatgatttgattcaatttgcttttgttTGTGATTTCTCTATACCTTTTATTTGCACAGACAATcatttgattatataaaaaatatattacaagaaTCATAGTTATTAAGCACAATCTAGTACATGACCCATgttgcgagatcaaatatcttaatatatttttattttcatcattcaatattttattttttcagaattggttttcgtgtttttttctcactttttctttttatgaagttgTCCTAATCATGTGCTTATGGTTGCAAGATCAACACGTCTACACAAGTTGaccaatgtgttttttttttcgttgctttttttaattattttttttaattaatttttatttaatattgaattataatttttttctcttattgacATAAATGGTTATttcactaaataaaaatattattatacttGTTAAACATAACTAAGTACAAACCCGCGtttcaagataaaatattttaatcttagttatttattaatctaagtattaatttaattaattaaatacatgtatagatattttgatttatgattgaaatttttttaaataaaaaaatatattagaaaaaccttcatatttttttattgaaacgaAAATAATTGCCACGCGGATACAAAACCAGTAGACTAAAAATCACAAGTTTGATCGCAACTTTTGCCCATTTGGAGGGAAACCCTCCAAAGTTCAAACCTAGACACCAACCCCTCAAATTATTCAcccaaattcaaatttatacaCTTCACTATCTCATCAATACAACGACAGCAGCGGCAACAACAAAGCCAAGACACGCgtagtaaaagaaaaggaaagaaaaaaaacccttcctttccttaccaaaaacaaaaccccatttttattattgtccAAATTCCCCCTCTTCCTCTACCGTACACAACATCTTCCTTAAGCAAACCAAAAGGAATCCCACAATATCATTTTTGTAGTAATCAGCAACTATGTCACAGCATACAACAGGAGGGACTGATTTTAGCTTACCAGATGAGATCTTAGCAGTGATTCCATTGGACCCATATGAACAACTGGATCTGGCAAGGAAGATTACATCCATGGCAATTGCATCCCGCGTCTCCAATTTGGAATCTGAGATGGGTCGCATGAAGCAGAAGATGTTAGAGAAGGATCATATTATTTTTGAGCTTCAAGAGAAATTGGGTAACTTGCAACGTGTCTGCCAGGAATCTGAATCCAAATTGAGTCTAACTCTCGATGACAATGTGAGTAGACACGGTGTTTTTGAAGGATTAAATGATAGAAAGTTtgtgaacttttttttgttgggttttgtcaatttgcttttttttaatgtgtaatttgattgattttgatagtgggtttttgaaaatgattggtGGGTGCTGTATTTTGTAGGGGAATGAGGataaaagattgattttttttttttttttgggggggggggggggggggttgcaTTTATTGGGAAAAGAAAGGAcataactactttttttttttcggtttttgatatatatattttcaaatggtgttttgaaaaatattttgtttaattagtttgattttagtgatgggtttttttaaatgaattgtgGGTTATTTGTTAATTGGGgaatgaaatagaaaatattgtttctgttttttttttaatgttatttggtGAATATTAGTATGGATGAACATAATTGAATTTGATAgttgttttgatatcaaaatgaaGGTGAAACTTTCAAAGGAAAGGGATTCACTGGCAATGACCGCAAAGAAACTTGGACGTGATTTGGCAAAGGTGAGAGATTCTAGTAAACTCAAAATGcttgtatttgtttgtttccTCATTTCTGTTTTGCTTGcatgagttgttttttattaggattCTGTTAACATCTTACACATAAACACATCAATAAAAATAGCAGTTTGCTGACTAGCCTCCATTTCTTCCTCTTCGTAAAAGGCAGTCATTTTGTATATTTGTCTAGTGTGCTGCTTTTGATGTTTGGCATTGCCAAAAGAAACAACTAATACGTTACGAGTATTGGCAGTTGGAGACATTTAAGAGGCAACTAATGCAGTCACTAAGTGATGATAGTTCATCGGTAAGATGCCACATTTGGCTACTATACgctgtatttgttttataatttcatgATTTCGTATATGCAGagtttgtttttggaatttcaaaagACACTAATTagttgcacttttttttttagcagcaAGCTGAATCCGTGGATATTGGCACCTGTGATCAATCAGTTCCTAGAGTCTATCCCGACAAAGGTACTATTAACCTGGGTTGATAAAAAAGGACAatacttactaactgttttctCTTTGTTCAAGGAAATTACCTATTTTCTTATCTCTACACTTTCATGCTTTGTAGATGAGGGGATGAATGGCTATGTAACCCACCATTCTTTCAGTGGCTGTACTGATATCAGAAACAACAATAGTATTGATGAGGGTATTGGACTTGTCTTCTTTAATCCTTCTATATAtgcttatttatgttttgttagaACAGATCCCAACATCTGTTATTGTATCCCAACATGCATTTTTAGCTACTTTCAAACATAAACAAGAAACTGTATGTTTTAAAGTGGTAAAGTAACACTTTACACTAACTTCATCTAGCATGGTAAGAGTATCACAGATGAGCATTATGTACAAATCATTCCAATTTCAACTTATAGTTATCGCTGATTGTGACATTGTTTAGACAGCTCACATTTTTTACATTGATGATGCAATGCACTAATGCGTCATCATTCAGAGGAAAGGTCTTGTTGAAATACCACAGCCTTGAAAATACAGTAAAACTTAAAAATGGTTGTTGGATTTTTATCTCGATTCtcaaaaaaactttataaacatAAGAAAACTGCCCTTTGTATTCTGCTCTACctttttatccaaaaataaaagctaatttAACTGAAATAAGCCTCAGCTCAAAAGTGCCTGCGGCTTCTTGTATAGCAGGTCTTTTTCTCCATCCTATTGTGAgaagttttttgaattgttcTATTGCTAAATGGCAACCGCAATATGCACCTTGGAGTTATTTATACCCTGTAGCAgtacttttttattcttgtaaatagtaattatttttttcttttgattattggTTGATTGATGTTAAAGAGGCTAGGATTTATGAAATCTGGGTGGTTTCTGGTGATTATATGAGGCTATTACTGAATGATAATATTACTGTTAAGAGGGCTAATTGTACATGTTATTCATTAATAAGCTGATTATTTGGTCTAACAGCTTCTAGGCATGCTGGACAAAGATTTTCTATCACCCCATATATTACACCACGGCGGACTCC from Populus trichocarpa isolate Nisqually-1 chromosome 5, P.trichocarpa_v4.1, whole genome shotgun sequence includes these protein-coding regions:
- the LOC7480441 gene encoding uncharacterized protein At4g15545 isoform X2, which translates into the protein MSQHTTGGTDFSLPDEILAVIPLDPYEQLDLARKITSMAIASRVSNLESEMGRMKQKMLEKDHIIFELQEKLGNLQRVCQESESKLSLTLDDNVKLSKERDSLAMTAKKLGRDLAKLETFKRQLMQSLSDDSSSQAESVDIGTCDQSVPRVYPDKDEGMNGYVTHHSFSGCTDIRNNNSIDEASRHAGQRFSITPYITPRRTPTGTPNIISTSVSPKGYSAAGSPQRTSGATSPTKPQYDKQASLSSWYPSSQQSSAANSPPRGRAIPGRPPRMDGKEFFRQARSRLSYEQFSAFLANIKKLNGQEQTREETLRKAGEIFGTENKDLYLSFQGLLNRNIH
- the LOC7480441 gene encoding uncharacterized protein At4g15545 isoform X1 — its product is MSQHTTGGTDFSLPDEILAVIPLDPYEQLDLARKITSMAIASRVSNLESEMGRMKQKMLEKDHIIFELQEKLGNLQRVCQESESKLSLTLDDNVKLSKERDSLAMTAKKLGRDLAKLETFKRQLMQSLSDDSSSQQAESVDIGTCDQSVPRVYPDKDEGMNGYVTHHSFSGCTDIRNNNSIDEASRHAGQRFSITPYITPRRTPTGTPNIISTSVSPKGYSAAGSPQRTSGATSPTKPQYDKQASLSSWYPSSQQSSAANSPPRGRAIPGRPPRMDGKEFFRQARSRLSYEQFSAFLANIKKLNGQEQTREETLRKAGEIFGTENKDLYLSFQGLLNRNIH